One Streptomyces sp. NBC_00554 DNA segment encodes these proteins:
- a CDS encoding MFS transporter: protein MTRDLQMEENSSDPPLWTADFRLFFTARTTSLLGDAMLPVAITAAVIRAGYGASGVGYALAALVAPFAALIIFGGVMSDRFGARRLMVVSDAARFCSQGVLALLFLLGTPQLWQILVLLALIGAGSAIFQPGVASITPLIAQDVQKANATLRISESVTVVIGPSLAGLLLVISSPAAVVALDALTYAASGACLILIRSVPMGPAERHSESSFRADLVEGWQEFRARTWLWSVIVVFMLWQLAGAGPAMTLGNSTLVTDHGASVFGLVMSSLGAGSVLGGLIAIRLRPRYPLRAGALSMPLWAFMPLGVALDLPAPLIAGCYGVSGVGMAFWIVMFHTSVQTHIPQDVLGRVHAYDAAGSLVMKPVGQAVAGPLALVTGAVPLLYVSTSMALVACALLLAIPAVRGLKSVKRQELSSNVTRTSGAMRE from the coding sequence ATGACCCGTGACCTTCAAATGGAGGAGAACTCGTCCGATCCGCCGCTGTGGACAGCGGACTTCCGGCTGTTCTTCACCGCCCGCACCACCTCTCTACTCGGCGACGCCATGCTCCCCGTCGCGATCACCGCCGCCGTTATCCGCGCCGGATACGGGGCGAGTGGGGTGGGCTACGCCCTCGCCGCGCTCGTAGCGCCATTCGCAGCATTGATCATCTTTGGCGGGGTGATGTCCGACCGCTTCGGCGCTCGGCGGCTGATGGTCGTCTCGGACGCAGCCCGGTTCTGCTCTCAGGGAGTGCTCGCGCTGCTGTTCCTGCTGGGTACGCCGCAGTTGTGGCAGATCCTGGTGCTGCTGGCCCTGATCGGGGCGGGCAGCGCAATCTTCCAGCCGGGAGTCGCCAGCATCACCCCGCTCATAGCCCAGGACGTACAGAAGGCCAACGCCACCCTCCGTATCTCGGAGTCTGTCACCGTCGTCATCGGACCGTCGCTGGCCGGCCTCCTGCTGGTGATCTCCTCACCTGCGGCGGTGGTCGCCCTCGACGCTTTGACCTATGCGGCCAGCGGCGCCTGCCTGATCCTGATTCGCTCGGTCCCGATGGGCCCGGCCGAGCGGCACAGCGAATCGTCGTTCCGGGCCGATCTCGTCGAGGGATGGCAGGAGTTCCGGGCCAGGACCTGGCTGTGGAGCGTCATCGTCGTCTTCATGCTCTGGCAGCTTGCCGGTGCCGGCCCCGCTATGACGCTCGGCAACAGCACGCTCGTCACCGACCACGGAGCATCCGTGTTCGGCCTGGTCATGTCGTCCCTCGGAGCGGGAAGCGTGCTGGGCGGGCTCATCGCGATCAGGCTCCGTCCGCGGTATCCGCTCCGCGCCGGCGCCCTCTCCATGCCCCTTTGGGCGTTCATGCCGTTGGGTGTCGCGCTCGACCTTCCCGCACCGCTCATCGCCGGGTGCTACGGAGTGAGCGGCGTGGGCATGGCCTTCTGGATCGTCATGTTCCACACGAGCGTGCAGACCCACATCCCTCAGGACGTCCTCGGCCGGGTACACGCGTACGACGCGGCCGGCTCGCTGGTGATGAAGCCCGTCGGGCAGGCGGTGGCCGGGCCGCTCGCGCTCGTCACCGGGGCCGTGCCACTGCTGTACGTGTCCACGTCCATGGCGCTCGTCGCCTGCGCCCTGCTGCTGGCGATCCCGGCCGTACGCGGCCTGAAGAGCGTAAAGCGCCAGGAGTTGTCTTCAAATGTCACGCGCACATCAGGAGCGATGCGAGAGTGA